A genomic stretch from Hemicordylus capensis ecotype Gifberg chromosome 1, rHemCap1.1.pri, whole genome shotgun sequence includes:
- the LRRC73 gene encoding leucine-rich repeat-containing protein 73 produces MLPGSIQISGETLSSAEIRDICESLRENSIKLLSLRGCQLSDRDFGRICRGVAESHSLAQLNLNLGIVSNINRVKQLAEALKTNRSVQSLFLHGSPLTDAGLALLNPALAIHPSLIALDLGDCMLGDEGINLICGLLPPDGAKSGLKELTLSANPGITAKGWGHLAIAVAHSSQVRVLNLDYNPLGDQIAGMLAVSVASSRTLEVLDLEGTGLTNQSALILLDMVENYPTALRTLILAENNISPELQQQISDLLSEGEEEEENETREVMAREKNAWICQSNCSSQMVLVTSGLGESLLAETEM; encoded by the exons atgTTGCCAGGATCTATCCAGATCTCTGGGGAGACTTTATCAAGTGCCGAGATTCGGGATATCTGTGAGAGTCTGCGGGAGAACTCCATCAAACTTCTTTCACTCCGGGGCTGTCAGCTTTCAGACCGAGATTTCGGTCGTATTTGCAGGGGGGTAGCAGAATCGCACTCCTTGGCTCAACTCAATCTTAATTTGGGGATTGTCTCCAATATCAACCGGGTCAAACAACTGGCTGAAGCTTTGAAGACTAACCGCTCTGTCCAATCTTTGTT CCTTCATGGGAGTCCCCTAACAGATGCTGGTCTGGCTCTCCTCAACCCAGCACTCGCCATCCATCCCTCCTTAATAGCCTTGGACTTGGGAGACTGCATGCTGGGTGATGAAGGTATCAACTTGATCTGTGGGCTTCTCCCTCCAGATGGAGCGAAGTCAG GTCTGAAGGAATTGACTCTCAGTGCTAACCCTGGCATCACAGCCAAAGGATGGGGGCACTTGGCGATTGCTGTGGCTCACAGTTCCCAGGTGCGAGTGTTGaacttggactacaacccccTGG GTGACCAAATAGCAGGCATGCTGGCAGTTTCTGTGGCATCCAGCCGGACACTAGAGGTTTTGGACTTGGAAGGAACAGGACTTACCAACCAATCAGCCTTG ATCCTGCTGGACATGGTGGAGAACTACCCAACAGCCTTGCGGACACTGATCCTGGCAGAGAACAATATTAGCcctgagctgcagcagcagatttCTGATCTCCTGTCtgagggtgaggaagaggaggagaacgaGACTCGTGAAGTCATGGCCAGAGAGAAGAATGCCTGGATCTGCCAGAGCA atTGCAGTTCCCAGATGGTCTTGGTAACATCAGGCCTTGGAGAAAGTCTATTGGCAGAAACAGAGATGTGA